GCCATTTTGGCGCGCTTCGCTCGTATAATGAGCCAATGCTTCATTAATGCGCGCGGAAGCGACCGGTTGACCGGATATTTTTACCTCGCCCTGACTCCATGTCGTCGTAGTCGTCGGCATCGCGCAGGCGCTGAGTGAAACCGCGGTCAGTAAACCGCAAAGTAAAGTTAATTTACGTAGATTTTTCATGGGATTCCTCCGTTCTTTTACAAAACCTTCTCTTATAAGTGTACGCTATTTGAAGCAGGTATGCCACCCTAAAGAAATGCTGTAAAAAAACTTTTCATGCGGGCTCTTCGTCAATACGTGCCTAAGCTCGTTACTTTTATTTTACAATGATTTATTTCTTTTTCCAAAGTGGAACAACGGCGGCCGTTCTGTCCAACAGTGCGCGAATGACAAGCGCAGAATACAGCGCCGCTTTTACCCCCGCCGCAGGCGCTGCCCCGACATGCGCACATGATGCCCGGCAGAAAATAAAAAACAGACCGCAAAGGTCTGTTTTTTATTCTATTTATAACTTTGTACATTGCCGCATCGGTTGGCATCTACATTTGCCATAACGGCACGGCAAGCGCCCTCGCTGCAGCGATCGCCTCCGGCGTGACGGCGTCGAAATACACATGCAAAAGGCAGAGTCCCTGCGCCGGCGCGGTCATGCCGAGAAGGCGACGATCCTTGCTCTCCCCGATCGCGACAAGATCGGCCGGCGTTTTGCGGCCGCGTCCGCAATCGACAAGCGCCCCGACAATATTGCGCACCATTTTGTACAGGAAACCGTCGCCCGTCACGTAAATTTTCAGCAGGTCGCCCGCTTCCTCGAGATGAATATCGTAAATCGTACGCACCGGATTGCTCGGCACGGAATTATTGCCGCGATACGCCGTAAAATCATGCGTGCCGCATACTACTTGCGCCGCCGCGCGCATGGTCGCCACGTCAAGCGCGTACCCGAGCCGCCAGACGTAGCGATAACGAAACGGATCATCATCGCGGCCGCGTAAAATCTGGTAAAGATAGGTCTTGCCCGTATTTTGCCGACGCACGCTGTAATCTTCCGGCACTTCACGGCTTTTTCGCACGCGCACGGCCGGCGGTAAAAGCGCGTTCATCGCGGACGCGAACCGTTCGCCGGGAATCGTGCCGGTCGTATAAAACGTGCATTCCTGCGCCCACGCGTGCACGCCCGAATCGGTACGCGCCACGAAGTACAGCGTCGTTTTCTGTCCCAAGATGCGTTGCAGCACGTCTTCGATCACTTCCTGCACCGCCATGCCGTTCAGCTGTCGTTGAAAACCGACGAAGGGACTGCCGTCATACGCGACGGTGATGTGGATATTTCTCAGTGCAGCCATCGCAAAACCGCAAGCGCAAAAACGACCGCGACCGTAGCCGCAAACGCAACTATGTCCAGCTTTTCGTAATGTAATTCATGCAACCGCGTCCGATTTTCACCGCCGCGATAGCAGCGCGCTTCCATCGCGGTCGCGAGTTCATCCGCGCGCCGAAACGCACTCACAAACAGCGGCACCATCAGCGGCACCAACGCTTTGCCGCGGCGAATCAGGTTGCCGGATTCAAAATCGGCCCCGCGCGCTTTTTGCGCTTTCATGATGCGTTCGGTTTCCTGCAGCAATGTCGGGATAAACCGCAACGCGATCGTCATCATCATCGCCAATTCATGCGCCGGCACGCCGATGCCGCGGAACGGATTCAACAGCTGCTCAATGCCGTCGGTCAAAACGATCGGACTTGTGGTGTACGTGAGCAGCGCGGAAAAACTGATTAAATAGACCAGCCGCATCGTCATCATCGTGCCTTGCCGCAAGCCATCTTCCGTCACATGCAACCAACCCCATTGCCAAACGAGCGTGCCCGGAGTGGTGAAGACATGGATCACCATCGTGAAAACGATAATAATCCAAAGCGGTTTGACCGCCTTCCACACGAGGGATAACGGCAAATTCGAAAGCGCGATGCCCAGCAGTACAAATGCCGTCACCACGCC
This genomic stretch from Negativicoccus succinicivorans harbors:
- the truA gene encoding tRNA pseudouridine(38-40) synthase TruA, with amino-acid sequence MAALRNIHITVAYDGSPFVGFQRQLNGMAVQEVIEDVLQRILGQKTTLYFVARTDSGVHAWAQECTFYTTGTIPGERFASAMNALLPPAVRVRKSREVPEDYSVRRQNTGKTYLYQILRGRDDDPFRYRYVWRLGYALDVATMRAAAQVVCGTHDFTAYRGNNSVPSNPVRTIYDIHLEEAGDLLKIYVTGDGFLYKMVRNIVGALVDCGRGRKTPADLVAIGESKDRRLLGMTAPAQGLCLLHVYFDAVTPEAIAAARALAVPLWQM
- a CDS encoding energy-coupling factor transporter transmembrane component T family protein, whose protein sequence is MLGNITLGQYYPTTSFMHSLDPRTKILCTMIFIVGIFLADTWVAYGVVTAFVLLGIALSNLPLSLVWKAVKPLWIIIVFTMVIHVFTTPGTLVWQWGWLHVTEDGLRQGTMMTMRLVYLISFSALLTYTTSPIVLTDGIEQLLNPFRGIGVPAHELAMMMTIALRFIPTLLQETERIMKAQKARGADFESGNLIRRGKALVPLMVPLFVSAFRRADELATAMEARCYRGGENRTRLHELHYEKLDIVAFAATVAVVFALAVLRWLH